One genomic segment of uncultured Desulfobacter sp. includes these proteins:
- the holB gene encoding DNA polymerase III subunit delta': protein MPAAPSEKNREALPSSLPLSELTYIVQTGRVPNALLFYGPRGTGKKQTALFFAQACNCRTGNGRPCNICASCKKISAGMHPDMIFLGPAENKKMITISQIRDMGGILASRANEAAFRMVCILHADLMNPQAQNALLKMLEEPPEHTFFILSVEQTAPLLPTILSRCRRIDFQALSDREIKKILCTQYGLAPETAHIISGTAGSDLDQALRLSGLDKGNAPDWKMLRPWLIKEICRFLAAPPHQNAFKCLELSRLMSARPEYIHDAMAVLRTVFRDFCILKYMPNKIVNLDFLSVFKDISMMYSYSRMLTWMTLFHETEKRLESNSGTRLTLDRFFLSLSLFE from the coding sequence ATGCCTGCTGCACCTTCCGAAAAGAACCGGGAAGCCCTTCCCTCATCTTTGCCATTATCTGAATTAACCTATATTGTTCAGACCGGCCGGGTCCCCAATGCCCTCCTTTTTTACGGGCCCCGGGGAACCGGCAAAAAACAGACTGCACTTTTTTTTGCACAGGCCTGCAATTGCCGTACAGGCAACGGTCGGCCGTGCAACATCTGCGCTTCATGCAAAAAGATATCTGCGGGCATGCACCCGGACATGATCTTTCTGGGTCCGGCTGAAAATAAAAAAATGATCACCATTTCCCAAATCCGGGACATGGGCGGCATCCTCGCATCCCGCGCCAATGAAGCGGCGTTCAGGATGGTGTGCATCCTCCATGCAGACCTGATGAACCCCCAGGCCCAGAATGCCCTTCTCAAAATGCTTGAAGAACCGCCGGAACACACATTTTTCATCCTTTCAGTAGAGCAGACCGCGCCTCTTTTACCTACCATTCTATCCAGGTGCCGGCGCATTGACTTCCAGGCACTATCAGACCGCGAAATAAAAAAAATTTTATGCACACAATACGGACTTGCTCCTGAAACCGCCCACATTATCAGTGGAACGGCAGGAAGCGACCTGGACCAGGCCCTGCGTCTTTCAGGACTGGACAAAGGAAACGCGCCTGACTGGAAAATGCTGCGACCATGGTTAATCAAAGAAATATGCCGATTTTTGGCAGCGCCACCGCATCAAAATGCCTTTAAATGCCTTGAGTTATCCAGGCTGATGTCGGCCCGCCCCGAATATATTCATGATGCCATGGCAGTGCTCCGAACCGTATTCAGAGACTTTTGCATATTAAAATACATGCCGAATAAAATAGTTAACCTTGATTTTTTAAGTGTATTTAAAGATATTAGTATGATGTATTCATACTCCCGGATGTTAACATGGATGACACTGTTTCATGAGACGGAAAAAAGACTGGAATCCAACAGCGGTACAAGACTGACCCTTGACCGTTTTTTCCTTTCCTTGTCTTTATTTGAATAA
- the ricT gene encoding regulatory iron-sulfur-containing complex subunit RicT — MVNVAGVKFKTAGKIYDFNSQALVVDLNDRVIVETEQGLGFGIVAVPSREKDKDEKSLKNIVRLATQEDFSRRMELESLERQAHEYCIKCIKDLDLLMNLFSVESTFDRNKLTFFYTADGRIDFRELIKLLVKEFSIRIEMRQVGIRNLSKHVGGVGKCGRELCCSSFMHTFEPVSIKMAKEQGLSLNPTKISGVCGRLMCCLTFENETYRHDKKKMPKLGKIITVENAKAKVVRQNVLRQSVTVRLDDRTEKEIFLSQLNKENTGSPSQ, encoded by the coding sequence ATGGTAAATGTTGCCGGCGTTAAATTTAAAACCGCAGGTAAAATATACGATTTCAACAGCCAAGCCCTGGTCGTAGATTTAAACGACCGGGTGATTGTTGAAACCGAACAAGGGCTGGGGTTTGGCATCGTTGCCGTCCCTTCCCGGGAAAAGGACAAAGACGAAAAGTCCTTAAAAAACATTGTCAGACTGGCCACCCAGGAAGACTTCAGCCGGCGCATGGAACTTGAATCACTGGAACGGCAGGCCCATGAATACTGCATTAAATGCATAAAAGACCTGGACCTTTTAATGAACCTGTTTAGTGTGGAGAGCACCTTTGACAGAAACAAACTGACATTTTTTTATACGGCGGACGGCAGAATTGATTTCAGGGAACTGATTAAACTTCTGGTGAAAGAATTCTCCATCCGTATTGAAATGCGACAGGTCGGTATCCGAAATCTATCTAAGCATGTGGGCGGGGTGGGGAAATGCGGCAGAGAACTGTGCTGTTCATCTTTTATGCATACCTTTGAGCCGGTGTCCATAAAAATGGCAAAAGAACAGGGGTTGAGCCTGAATCCCACTAAAATTTCCGGGGTATGTGGCCGACTGATGTGCTGTTTAACCTTTGAAAATGAGACCTACCGCCACGACAAGAAAAAAATGCCGAAACTGGGCAAAATCATCACAGTTGAAAATGCCAAAGCCAAGGTAGTCCGTCAGAATGTTCTAAGACAAAGCGTCACCGTCAGGCTTGATGACCGCACGGAAAAGGAAATATTTCTGTCCCAACTGAATAAAGAAAACACAGGGAGCCCATCTCAATGA
- a CDS encoding penicillin-binding transpeptidase domain-containing protein, producing the protein MDSIRTERSWRELQANYGQQKKRQTTAVRIRQIATFLCLGVAAVALLWFGVQTVSKLGDRLFSQKPDKVEKEPALPKLLDKSDVKALVQNIDVLNSKTDIFFADGPSWTYTIHTQLDTRLQAKLIGTLNYLKTLDRGKPELIGMVAMDGSTGFIKAMAGFNPGNPATNPCTSARYPAASIFKIVTASAAVEKLNYTATTPLHFNGRKYTLYKRQLTNQKTKYTNRVTLETAFSESINPVFGKLGQLALGKEALNNFAEKFGFNQNPNTDFYFPVPRFAATDNDYHLAELGCGFNRDTLISPVFAATLVSAMVNKGQILVPRLVDRISNSDENEIYKSTKEIYKTPISPQTAATMKKLMKKTISGGTARNSFRGYSRDNVLSNLLIGGKTGSLSNREHTVKYDWFTGFGQQKTTKETLIVAVVVGHGKYIGTRAGVHAKNMLKTYFSTPKTKKNLLTTTSAVPK; encoded by the coding sequence ATGGATTCTATTAGAACAGAACGTTCCTGGCGAGAACTCCAGGCAAACTATGGCCAGCAGAAAAAAAGACAGACCACGGCTGTCCGTATACGCCAAATTGCAACTTTTCTCTGTCTTGGTGTTGCAGCCGTAGCACTGCTCTGGTTTGGGGTGCAAACGGTATCCAAGCTCGGTGATCGGCTGTTTTCCCAAAAACCGGATAAGGTCGAAAAAGAACCTGCCTTGCCCAAGCTCCTTGACAAATCCGACGTCAAAGCCCTGGTCCAAAACATTGATGTTCTCAATTCAAAAACAGACATTTTCTTTGCGGATGGGCCGTCCTGGACATATACCATCCACACCCAACTAGACACGCGCCTTCAGGCTAAACTGATCGGGACGCTGAACTATCTTAAAACCCTGGACCGGGGCAAGCCGGAACTCATCGGTATGGTGGCCATGGACGGCAGCACCGGATTCATAAAAGCCATGGCCGGATTTAATCCTGGCAATCCGGCCACCAACCCCTGCACATCAGCCCGCTATCCAGCGGCCAGTATTTTCAAAATCGTCACCGCATCTGCTGCTGTGGAAAAATTAAATTACACAGCCACCACGCCCCTTCATTTCAACGGCAGGAAATACACCCTGTACAAACGGCAATTAACAAACCAGAAAACAAAATATACCAATAGGGTGACTCTGGAGACTGCTTTTTCCGAATCCATCAACCCCGTATTCGGCAAGCTCGGGCAACTTGCCCTGGGCAAGGAGGCGCTCAACAATTTTGCCGAAAAATTTGGTTTCAACCAAAATCCAAATACGGATTTTTATTTTCCCGTTCCCCGTTTTGCAGCAACTGACAATGATTACCATTTAGCGGAACTTGGATGCGGATTTAACCGGGACACCCTGATTTCCCCTGTATTTGCCGCAACTTTGGTTTCCGCCATGGTGAACAAGGGGCAAATCCTTGTACCCCGTCTTGTGGACCGCATATCCAATTCAGACGAAAACGAGATTTACAAAAGCACTAAAGAGATATATAAAACACCGATTAGCCCTCAAACAGCCGCGACCATGAAAAAACTCATGAAAAAAACCATATCCGGCGGCACAGCCAGAAACTCGTTCAGGGGCTATTCACGGGATAACGTATTATCAAATCTTTTGATCGGCGGAAAAACCGGCTCCCTGTCCAACCGGGAGCATACGGTCAAATACGACTGGTTTACAGGATTTGGACAACAGAAAACAACAAAAGAGACCTTGATTGTCGCAGTAGTAGTGGGTCACGGCAAATATATCGGGACCCGGGCAGGCGTCCATGCTAAAAACATGCTAAAAACCTATTTCAGCACCCCCAAAACTAAAAAAAATTTGCTAACGACAACTTCAGCTGTTCCGAAATAA
- the lptD gene encoding LPS assembly protein LptD produces the protein MVSCKRVLCQICIVPVIIVFLPGQALCFSASMPTQKVSWHIQARQVSYDDKRKLYIAENDVVITGGKTRLEADYVEFSDLTKDAFAKGNVLLISGKDTITCKSMNVNLSSETGTINQGTIFIQDNNYYISGDKLRKTGEFTYDAEKGSITTCEGKNPDWKITGKDIEVTVDGYGHASHAVLWAKKMPTLYAPYFLFPVQTKRQTGLLVPIAGYSDDMGFEYQQPLFLALSDNTDATFYPYYMSDRGLMLSGEYRYVLSPESKGMMMMSYLKDKTLGDDAEENEDYNISATPDRTNHDRYWFRMKHDQELWYGFNAKLDIDYVSDMDYLRTFTDGFAGFDSTDAAFEEMFGRDLDDETDYIRENSLLVTKNWSSYSLNMEALWYDNIKARQTDIDDTTLQTLPSVEFFAARQKVAEGFGLYYKMDSEFDSFYRQDTTDTEITGRRADIHPIFYYPIKLGKSFFLEPYAGVRGTLWDTDDYTDSDGDDADTRTRGLYEMGMDLSTTLSRVFTLDTDFAEKIQHKIVPRLEYDYIPSVDQEDLPYFDAIDDISEENIITWSLTNTFTSRKTITDGNDEESKEYKELFWFKLSQGYDIRYERDEDDADDDPWQDLTLKYELNPLKYLTSDGTIAFDPNTSHFTKIQVGGTVSDNRGDSLYMSYRYSKSYSHTWKTKITTNLVPDILNAYYFVENDLEDQKTVETGVGIAINRPCWGLNLAFKDESADKSFAFMVILKGIGGFGTQ, from the coding sequence ATGGTTTCATGTAAAAGAGTGCTGTGCCAGATATGTATTGTCCCGGTCATCATTGTATTCCTTCCAGGCCAGGCACTTTGTTTCTCCGCTTCCATGCCCACCCAAAAGGTATCCTGGCATATCCAGGCCAGACAGGTGAGCTACGACGATAAACGCAAACTTTACATTGCGGAAAATGATGTGGTGATTACCGGAGGGAAAACGCGCCTGGAAGCGGATTATGTCGAATTTTCAGATTTAACCAAAGACGCCTTTGCCAAAGGCAATGTCCTGTTAATTTCAGGAAAGGATACCATTACCTGCAAGTCCATGAATGTCAACCTTAGCTCGGAAACAGGTACGATTAACCAGGGCACCATATTCATCCAGGACAACAACTATTACATCTCAGGGGACAAGCTTCGAAAAACCGGGGAGTTCACCTATGATGCAGAAAAAGGATCCATCACCACCTGCGAAGGAAAAAACCCGGACTGGAAAATCACAGGAAAGGACATTGAGGTGACCGTTGACGGATACGGCCATGCCAGCCATGCCGTCCTCTGGGCCAAAAAAATGCCCACCCTTTATGCGCCCTATTTTCTATTTCCTGTCCAAACAAAACGCCAGACCGGGCTTTTGGTACCCATTGCAGGGTATTCAGACGATATGGGGTTTGAATACCAGCAACCGCTTTTTTTAGCGCTTTCCGACAATACCGACGCCACTTTTTACCCTTACTATATGTCGGACAGAGGGCTAATGCTCTCCGGCGAATACAGGTATGTACTCTCCCCGGAATCCAAAGGGATGATGATGATGAGCTATCTCAAGGATAAAACTCTTGGAGACGACGCGGAAGAAAACGAAGATTACAATATTTCCGCGACACCTGACCGCACCAACCATGATAGGTACTGGTTTCGAATGAAGCATGACCAAGAGCTGTGGTACGGTTTCAATGCCAAACTGGATATTGATTATGTTTCTGATATGGATTATCTTCGGACTTTTACGGACGGCTTTGCAGGATTTGACAGCACAGATGCCGCATTTGAAGAGATGTTCGGCCGTGATCTGGATGACGAAACCGATTACATCCGGGAAAACAGCCTGCTTGTCACAAAAAACTGGTCCTCATACAGCCTGAACATGGAGGCATTGTGGTATGACAATATTAAAGCGCGTCAGACAGACATAGATGACACCACCCTGCAAACTCTGCCCTCGGTTGAATTTTTTGCCGCCCGGCAAAAAGTTGCAGAGGGTTTTGGATTGTATTACAAAATGGATTCGGAATTTGACTCATTTTACCGGCAGGATACCACCGACACAGAGATTACCGGCAGAAGGGCAGACATTCATCCAATTTTTTATTATCCCATAAAATTGGGCAAATCATTTTTTCTGGAGCCCTATGCCGGTGTCAGGGGTACTTTATGGGATACAGATGATTATACCGACAGTGACGGGGATGACGCCGACACCAGAACCCGGGGGCTTTATGAAATGGGTATGGACCTGTCAACAACCCTTAGCCGCGTGTTCACATTAGACACGGATTTTGCCGAAAAAATCCAACACAAAATTGTGCCCAGACTGGAGTATGACTACATTCCTTCTGTGGACCAGGAAGATCTGCCCTACTTTGATGCCATAGACGACATTTCAGAAGAAAATATCATTACCTGGTCTTTGACCAACACATTCACCTCCAGGAAGACAATAACGGATGGAAACGACGAAGAATCCAAGGAATACAAAGAACTTTTCTGGTTCAAGCTCTCCCAGGGCTATGACATTCGGTATGAACGGGATGAAGATGATGCCGACGACGATCCCTGGCAGGACTTGACATTAAAATATGAATTAAACCCGTTAAAATACCTGACATCAGACGGCACCATAGCCTTTGATCCCAATACCAGCCATTTCACAAAGATACAGGTTGGGGGCACGGTATCAGATAATAGAGGGGACAGTCTTTACATGTCTTATCGATATTCAAAAAGTTATTCACATACCTGGAAAACCAAAATCACCACAAATTTGGTTCCAGATATCCTGAACGCATATTATTTCGTTGAAAACGATCTTGAAGACCAAAAAACCGTTGAAACCGGTGTGGGGATCGCCATCAACCGGCCGTGCTGGGGATTAAACCTGGCGTTCAAAGATGAATCGGCAGATAAATCTTTTGCCTTCATGGTTATTCTCAAGGGTATCGGAGGATTCGGCACACAATGA
- the metG gene encoding methionine--tRNA ligase: MTCQYYTTPIYYVNAKPHLGHAYTSIAADVATRFKKMEGADTFFLTGTDEHGDKIVQAAEKENTTPKAYADKISKLFQDVLPLLNIENNHFIRTTDPEHIKVVKSVLSTIYDKGDIYFSSYEGIYCFGCERFYQERELVNGKCPDHGTVPETIKESNYFFKMSKYQDWLIEHIETHPDFIRPEQYRKELLSFLKEPLEDLCISRPKTRLTWGITLPFDEDYVTYVWFDALVNYITALGYPDGDMFKKFWPTTRHFVAKDIIKPHGIYWPIMLKAAGIDIYNGLNVHGFWNVQGSKMSKSIGNVTDPVEVTGQFGVDAFRYFLMREMVFGLDANFTEDVIVARINSDLANDLGNLFSRVLSMNYKYFKGSIQGPDADSDKNLSLEPEAVIAFDAYTTAMVECQFHKALASVWELVSAMNKYIVANEPWTLAKDPARSGDLGTVLYELLEGIRFVAGLIWPVMPETSAKIIAALGLELPEKGFFTLDAIRPWGQIPRGTTLAKPQILFPRVDVEKKAVEPPAPKPLKPALKKEITIDDFSKIDLRAGKILSAERIEKSDKLLKLQVSLGTQTRQIVAGIGKSYTPEDVVGKEVIVVANLKPVKLMGELSEGMVLAASVKKNLVLSGFNGSPKPGCPIK, from the coding sequence ATGACTTGTCAATACTACACCACACCCATTTACTATGTGAATGCCAAACCCCATCTCGGCCATGCCTATACCTCCATTGCAGCAGATGTAGCCACCCGTTTTAAAAAGATGGAAGGTGCAGACACCTTTTTTTTAACAGGAACGGATGAACACGGAGATAAAATCGTTCAGGCTGCTGAAAAGGAAAACACCACGCCCAAGGCTTACGCAGATAAAATCAGCAAACTATTTCAGGATGTTCTGCCCCTGCTCAATATAGAAAACAACCACTTTATCCGGACAACTGATCCCGAGCATATTAAAGTGGTAAAATCTGTGCTGTCAACGATTTACGACAAAGGGGATATCTATTTTTCAAGTTATGAGGGCATTTATTGTTTCGGATGTGAAAGATTCTACCAAGAGCGCGAGCTTGTGAACGGCAAATGCCCGGACCACGGTACTGTGCCGGAAACCATCAAGGAATCAAACTATTTCTTTAAAATGAGCAAGTACCAGGATTGGCTCATTGAGCACATCGAAACCCATCCGGACTTTATCCGGCCTGAACAATACAGAAAGGAACTTCTCTCATTTCTTAAGGAGCCCTTGGAAGACCTGTGTATCTCCCGGCCCAAAACCCGTCTGACCTGGGGTATCACCCTGCCCTTTGATGAAGATTATGTAACCTATGTATGGTTTGACGCCTTGGTCAACTATATCACGGCCCTCGGATACCCTGACGGAGATATGTTTAAAAAATTCTGGCCCACCACCCGGCATTTTGTGGCCAAGGACATCATCAAACCCCACGGAATTTACTGGCCCATCATGCTCAAGGCTGCCGGCATTGACATATATAACGGACTTAATGTCCATGGATTCTGGAATGTTCAGGGCTCTAAAATGTCGAAAAGCATCGGCAATGTCACCGACCCTGTCGAGGTAACAGGTCAGTTCGGCGTGGATGCGTTCAGATATTTTCTTATGCGGGAAATGGTATTTGGCCTGGACGCAAATTTCACCGAAGATGTTATTGTGGCAAGGATCAACTCAGACCTTGCTAATGATTTAGGCAATCTGTTCTCCCGGGTGCTGTCCATGAACTACAAATATTTCAAGGGCAGCATCCAGGGCCCGGATGCTGATTCAGACAAAAATTTAAGCTTAGAACCCGAGGCTGTGATTGCCTTTGACGCTTACACAACAGCCATGGTAGAATGTCAGTTCCACAAAGCCCTTGCAAGCGTCTGGGAACTGGTGTCAGCCATGAATAAATACATTGTTGCCAATGAACCATGGACACTAGCCAAAGATCCGGCACGCTCAGGAGATCTTGGTACGGTGTTATACGAACTGCTGGAGGGGATTCGCTTTGTAGCAGGTCTGATCTGGCCGGTCATGCCGGAAACCAGCGCTAAAATCATTGCCGCCCTTGGCCTTGAGCTGCCTGAAAAAGGATTTTTCACCCTTGATGCCATCCGGCCCTGGGGGCAGATCCCCCGCGGCACTACTCTGGCAAAACCCCAGATTCTTTTTCCCCGGGTGGACGTTGAAAAGAAAGCGGTGGAACCACCTGCACCCAAACCGCTCAAACCGGCATTAAAAAAAGAAATCACCATTGATGATTTTTCCAAAATAGATTTAAGAGCCGGCAAAATTCTGTCTGCCGAACGAATTGAAAAATCGGACAAATTGCTAAAACTTCAAGTGAGTTTAGGCACCCAGACCCGGCAAATCGTGGCAGGCATCGGTAAATCCTATACCCCTGAAGACGTGGTGGGCAAAGAAGTCATTGTCGTGGCCAACCTGAAACCCGTAAAACTTATGGGAGAATTGTCCGAGGGCATGGTGCTTGCGGCAAGTGTGAAGAAAAACCTTGTTCTTTCCGGATTTAACGGCAGTCCGAAGCCCGGCTGCCCGATTAAATAG
- a CDS encoding HU family DNA-binding protein codes for MNKLELISTLKERANLTKSEAADVIKIFFDSLSDAFVKGERVEIRGLCSFHIKEYKSYVGRNPKTGQKVEIPPKRLPFFKCGKELKERVDY; via the coding sequence ATGAATAAACTTGAATTGATTTCCACATTGAAAGAACGGGCCAACCTGACCAAATCAGAAGCCGCCGACGTAATAAAAATTTTTTTTGACTCCCTGTCAGACGCCTTTGTCAAAGGTGAGCGAGTCGAAATAAGAGGACTTTGCAGTTTTCACATCAAAGAGTATAAAAGCTATGTGGGTCGAAACCCCAAAACCGGACAGAAAGTAGAAATCCCGCCCAAGCGCCTGCCGTTTTTTAAATGCGGTAAAGAACTCAAAGAGCGGGTTGATTATTAA
- a CDS encoding UpxY family transcription antiterminator: MKNKTLWFALLTRSNFEQTVYSCISKKKIDAFLPRTRKPSKRKDRKLMIETPLFPGYVFVKSTRAPVDQLPILKTLGAVRLLGNSAGPVPVPEQQIESLKLLTSITQDLVTGSIIELKKGDPVIILEGPMAGLKGDFFEHKGKGRVIIKVDLLGRYAGVEVDSDKVEKIPDLLS; encoded by the coding sequence ATGAAAAACAAGACTCTTTGGTTTGCCCTGCTGACCCGAAGCAATTTCGAGCAGACTGTATACTCATGCATAAGCAAAAAAAAAATAGATGCGTTTCTGCCCAGGACAAGGAAGCCCAGCAAAAGAAAAGACCGTAAGCTCATGATAGAAACCCCGTTGTTTCCCGGGTACGTATTTGTTAAATCCACCAGAGCTCCGGTGGACCAGTTACCGATTTTAAAAACCCTGGGTGCAGTCAGGCTTTTAGGGAACTCTGCCGGCCCCGTGCCCGTGCCCGAACAACAGATTGAGTCGCTCAAGCTTTTGACATCCATCACCCAGGATCTGGTTACAGGTAGCATTATTGAGTTAAAAAAAGGAGATCCGGTAATCATCCTTGAAGGCCCCATGGCAGGGCTGAAAGGAGATTTTTTTGAACATAAGGGCAAAGGCAGGGTCATTATCAAAGTAGACCTGTTAGGCAGATATGCAGGCGTAGAGGTCGATTCTGATAAGGTTGAAAAAATCCCGGACCTGCTATCATAA